From Sphingobacterium bambusae:
GCGAGCATGAACATGATTTCACCAATTGGAACCATTGGGCTGTTGCGGATGGGGATAAAATCCGTTTTTTTCATCGTAATGGCCAATATTTCGAATATAGTAGGGATATTGCTTTTAGACGCCTGAAAGTGGCTAGCCATCGTTTGGCGGAAACGGTGCTGTACAAGCGCCTCAACCATTGGCAGCGAAACGGCGATGAGTGGCTGCTGTCTACGGATCAGGGGCTATATGCGGTATTTCCTGCGGAGATATCCTTTGACTTTGTGGATGCTGGCAGCACGCGCGGCATGATCAAACAGCAGGGAAATTACTTTATTGGTGGCTATGGCTATATGCACCTATTATCGCCCACGGGGGCGGTGCGCACTTTTACCGAGGCTCCCGAGAAGAATTACTATGCTTTTCTTCCTTTAACGGCTGATACAGCGTTGGCGGTGATCGAAGGGGAGTTCTTAGCTTACCTGCGGCATGGTCAATATGCCTCGGCTAGCATTCAGGTGGATAGCAGATACCGTAGGCAGTTTAGCACCATGGCACACTGTGCTGCCCGACTGCATAGCGATACGGTGTTGGTGGGCACGGCAAATGGTATTTGGCGTTATGCGCTCGGGTCGGGAAAGGTATTACCCTTGCTAGATAAACGGGGAAAGCTCGTGGGCGACGGTATGCGGATGCTGTCGATTCGTTACAGCGATGGTTTGCTCAGCTTTTCGGGTGAAGATGGCTATTTTGAATATCGACGGAACATGGTCGAGAAGCGGTATCCCTTGGATGCGGCCAACCTGTCGATATACGATCACGTGATCTGCCAAGGAAAAGTCTATTTAGCGACGAAAGGTCGCGGCCTGGTAGTGTTGGAAGATGGGAAAGCGAGTTTGTTCCGTGTCGAGCAGGGATTGTCCAGTAACATCGTTTACCAGCTGTTCAACTATAAAGGTGCCATCTTCGCGGGCACCCGCCGCGGACTATCGGTCAAGATCAAGGATAAAATTTACAACTACCACATGGCCGATGGATTGCCTTTCGAGGAGTTCAACCACAAGGCTTTGTATTACGATGCTGCCGAGGAGAAGTTGTTTATGGGAGGCACCGAGGGCTACATGGTTTTTAATCCGCAGGCCTTGCTGCAGCTGGCTGAGCACGACTATGCGCCTAAACCGGTGGTATCCTCTCTGCATATTGGTATGAAGACCAATCTTTTTCAACATAACTATGCTTGGAACGAATTGCGGGATACGCTCGACCTGCCCCGAGAGGCGGTGATGTTTACCATGGATTTTGCGCGAACAAATTACTACCGACAGGGCTACGCCATGTACTATAAGATTGAGCCGCTGATGGATGGCTACCAGGAGATGCCCATGTCTAACCAGATTAACCTCTCGGGCATGACAGCTGGCGAGTATCGTATTTCCGTGAAAGTTAGCCCGAGCAACACCGCCCATACCGAAACATGGAGTTGGCTGGTGAAAAAACAACCGGTGTTTATGGAGACACAGGGCTTTTATTTCTTGCTGTTGCTGGGCGTTAGCGGGGTGACCACCTATGTGCTTTTTGAGCGTAACCGACGCAAGCGAAATGAGAAATTGTTGCGCCGACAAATCTCTAGCGATCTGCACGACGAAGTAGGCGGCCTGTTGACGGGCATATCGATGCAAGCCGACCTGCTGATGCTGAGCGGAGAAACGCAGGTGCAGGAGAGTGTGCTTTCTATTGGTCGGTTTAGTCGGGAGGCCACACAGATGATGGACGATATTATCTGGTCGATAGATGGGCGCAATAACTATCAGGGAAGTTTGGAAGACCGGATCAAGTTCTTGGCCGCAAACATGTTGGAGCCCTTAGGAGCGCATATTGTATTCGACGTAGATATTGATTACGATAAAAGCTTGCGGCAGGTTGTGCGTCAACATGTTTACCTGCTGTTCAAAGAGATGTTGCATAATATCTGTAAACATGCACAACCGAGCCGGATCGATATCTTGCTGCATTTTCAACGCGGCGAATTACGCTTGCGGGTGAGCAATGACGGTATTATGCAGCCCTCGGAGACGAGGCGACTACGCGTAGGACAGGGCATGGGCAATATGGAAGATCGGGTAAAGCAAATTGGTGGTACCATAGATCGATGGAAGGATCAGGCTTTCTTTATCGTGGAGCTCCGCGTGCCTTCGCGCAGAACAAAATTAAAGTGGTGGATTTAAAATAACAGAAAAGGATGATGGAAAATGCGTTACGGAATTTGGCAATAACACTCGCGCTGACGGGGGTATTGCTGTGTATAATCGGGGTGGGGATGCGCTTGATAAAGCTTCGCAAGCATAATAGGAAAGCGGAAGTCTTGATTTGCGTGGCCGCGGCGGCGCTGTTGTGGCATGCCTTGGTGTATGTGTTGATTTACACCGGCCTCATTCGTGAGGTGCCCAATCTCTACAACAAAGGTATTCCTTTCTATTACCTGATTGGACCAGCGACTTACTTTGCCACCCAGTTTACCCTATTTCCAAATAGCAAATATCCCAAATTCTGGTGGTTGCATCTTTTGCCGTTTTTCTTTGGGGTCATTGATGTTATTCCTTACGCTATCGCCCCCCTAGTGGAAAAGAAAGCGTTGCTGGAAAATGTGGTGCAAGACATGAAGATGGGGGTTTTGCATCAATTCGGATACATTAATCAAAAATGGCATTATATACTGCGGTTCTTCTTAGCTTTCGTATATTTAATGGCGCAATGGAGATTAATTTACGTGCATGATCATCGTTTTTCAGCACTGGCCCCTTCGATAAAAAGTTATATGATTTGGTATGCCTGTTTTTATTCCCTGCATCTTTTGATGCAAACGAGCTTGGTGCTCAGTTTGCTTTTCAACCAGCTGCAGTCTTCGTTTATTATGCGGGATATTGATCAGTTGATTTGGGTAAGTTTGTTTTACTTTGTGTTTAGTCTTTGGATATTTCTTAGCGCACTTTCTAAACCGCTGGGCTACTATGTCTATAAAAATGTACAGGCATAGGCCATCGTAATTGAAAAATAATGGATAAAAAATACCGTTTGGCCATTGTCGAGGATCGACAACATGTATTGGATCTCTTAGCTAGTTTTTTCAGCGTCTCCAAATTTTTTGACCTGCAGCTCACGGCAAACTCGTATGAGGCGCTGACCGATCGTTGGAAATCGCAACAGCTTGATATCGTGCTGAGTGATATCGGCTTGCCCGGTAAGTCGGGCATTGAAACCACTTGGTATGTCAAACGACGGGCCCCCGATGTGCAGGTGGTGATGTTTACTGTCTTTGAAAATAAAGATGCCGTGTTTCAGGCCTTATGCGCGGGCGCATCTGGCTATCTGCTCAAGGGGACACCGCTACCGCAGATCGAAGAACGCTTGTTGGAGGTGATGAACGGAGGCTCGGTGATGAGTCCGCAGGTGGCGCGCCTCGTCTTCGAGCATTTCAACCCGGCATTAAATGTCAGCAAATACGAAAAAACGGAACAATTAACGCCTCGCGAAATTGAAATAGTCTCCATGCTGCAAGCCGGCGCATCTTATAAAGAAGTGGCTAGCACTTTATTTGTAAGCGTCGATACCGTGAAGTACCATATTCGAAATATTTACCAAAAATTGCAGGTGAGTAGCCGAGCTGAATTGATTTTGAAGTATAAGTAGTGGTGTAGTGACAGGGTGATGAAGTGACAAGCTGATGATTTGGTGAAAGGCTTTTCTTTCGTCACTTTGTAACCATATCACGTTGTCACAAAACAAAAAAAAGGCTTTCAAACGGGGAGAATGAAAGCCTTTGCTAACCAATTATAAACCTAAATTATGATAGGACAAATATATGGACTATTTTTGATACAGCAAAACCGTTTTAGTAAAAAATTATTTCTGTATAAATAATAGGGCGGTAGGTTGCGGATCCTTTTTGGATTGCTAGCCATTTTGAGAGGATGCTGTGGCTAAGAGAAGAGGCGAAATCAGATAGTTTACGGCCAATGCGTATGTGTTTTTCTTTTTCGGTATAGTTATTGCTAAACACAAGATGCTGTTATCTGATTAGCGGCACATTGAGCATGGAGAAATTAAGAAACCGTTACACACGTGCATCCTTGGCAGAGCGAAATCTTTGGGCATTTTCTGCGTTGGCTATTGTGGTCATTTTGCAGTTGTGTGCACTTATTGTTATTAACCCTTAGATTTTCACGATACCCCTATAATTTCATAGATAGTTTGCTGGTGCAGCAGAACTTGAATTGCTTCAGTCCTTAGCTATTAAATCATATGGAAGATATCGTGAATTATTCGTTATTTTGAGGAAAAATCGGCGCAACTCATGAAGCTGAATTTATTACGAAGGAAGTTGAGAAAAGATAATCCCCGTTGGGTGATTCTTTTGGTGGACATGTGTATTGTTCTGCTCTGCTACCTCGTGTCTCATTATATCGTCAATAGTTTTCGCGGAAATTTTAATGTGCTCTTGATGAGCAAAAAGAGTCTGTTGGTCTTGACGGTGTATACAGGTTCATTTCTGTACATGCGCACCTATCGCGACATTGTGCGGCACACCGGACTCAGTGAAGCCATACGGATCTTTAAGACGGTGTGGCTGGCTTGCATGCTCCTTTTCGTGATCAGTTTCGGTGTACGGCAGGTCTTTGTGAAAGGTACGCCTATTAGTGATTATCTCCGACAATCCTATGCCTTGATTTTTACCCATGGTTTTTTTACCATGGTAATGCTGGTGGCGGCGAGGGTAGTCTACCGGCAGCTTTACGAGGCCTTGTTTTTTACGAAACGAAAAAGCCGACATCTTTTAATCTTTGGCGCTTCAAGACCTGGATTGGTGGCTTATGCCATGCTGAACGATGATATCCGCGCGAAGAATAAAGTGCTCGCTTTCGTAGAGGATAAAGCCAATAAAGTAGGCAAGAACTCGCGCGGGATCCGAATTTTGGATATTGCCGATATCGATGAAGACTATGTGCGTCGTCATGATATCGATGAGGTGATCATTGCTGTAGAAAACAATGACCCCGAGCGTTTGTCCCGGGTTACGGATCATTTCCAGCAATTGAACCTCGAACTAAAAATTATGCAGCCGGGTCGTTCCCTGTTAAATGGCGGTGGAAAACGGCAAATCCGCAAGCTGCAGATCGAAGATCTTTTGGGGCGCAAGCCTATACGTTTGAATAATCCCATTGTGGAGGAAGAGTTGCATGATCGGGTGATCTTGGTGACGGGCGCTGCGGGATCCATAGGCAGTGAACTGGCACGACAGATAGGACGCGTAAACTATAAAAAATTAATTCTACTGGATCAAGCCGAATCGCCGCTTTACGATTTGCAGCAAACGATCCACCTACAGCAACCGGAGTACGCCTCCTTTGTGGTTGGAGATGTAAGAGACCACATTTTTATGAAGCGTATCTTTGAAAAATATCGACCTACGGTGATCTTTCATGCGGCGGCCTATAAGCATGTGCCCCTGATGGAGGAAAATCCGTATGAAGCCATTTGGACAAATGTGTATGGCAGTCGGATTATGGCCGATTTGGCGATGGAATTTGAGGCCTACAAGTTCGTGATGATTTCTACCGACAAGGCCGTGAACCCTACGAATGTGATGGGGGCGAGCAAGCGGGCGGCGGAGATTTATATTAACTCCTGCAATGCACGCAGCAAGACTAATTTTATCATTACCCGGTTTGGCAACGTGCTCGGATCCAACGGATCGGTCATTCCGCTCTTCGAAAAGCAAATGGAGCGTGGTGGACCACTTACCTTAACCCATCCTGATATTACCCGCTATTTCATGACTATTCCGGAGGCCTGTCAACTGGTGCTGGAAGCGGGGACCATGGGGCATGGCGGAGAGATTTTTGTGTTTGATATGGGCAAATCGATTAAGATTATGGATTTGGCCAAACGTATGATCAAGCTGAAAGGTTACCGCTATCCGCAAGATATTGATATCAAAATTGTGGGTCTACGCCCAGGAGAAAAGATCTTTGAAGAGCTGCTAGCTGATAATGAGAACACCATCAATACGCACCATCCGAAGATTATGATTGCTAAAGTTTGCACGGAGGATTTACCGATGAAACGCGTACAGATCGAAGCCCTGTGTACCTATGTAAAGTATGAGACGGGCGGATCGGAAAATGTGCAATTGGAAATTGTACGACAACTCAAAGGTATCGTTCCCGAGTTTGTGTCGCAAAATTCGGTATTCAGCGAACTTGATACCGTAGATAGCAAATTCGTTTCTTAAGCCATCTACCTTCAATCTGCTATCCAAAAATAGGTGGATAGCATCCACTTGAGCGATACCCAATCATATCTTTAACTTCCAAGATTTCTTTTCTAAAGCGGCTGTTATCTGTATAATGAGGTAGGCGAACAGTAAGGATTTCGCGATGCCAACAAGCCCAGTGGTCAGTATAGCGGGAAGTTGGGTATAGGCGGCTCCCATAAGTGCGTAAAACACATAAGGCACCAGGTAGCAGGTCAAGGTGCTGCTGCCTGCTGGACGTATGGCCGCGTGCCATTTTAGGGCTGCTTTGGACTTGGCAATTGCTATCGCCAACGCAAACATACAAACAGCAATGCCGCTGCAGATCAATACCCACGAGGGGGTAGACTGAATTTTGGAAATGCCCCAGAGCGGGCGTGTGGCAAAACCAGCGATCAAAAGCAAGCTCGCGAGCGCCAAAAAGGATACATAGCGCGCGCTTACCTTTTCTTGCAGCTCTCGATACAGCAAGGTAGAGAGCACGCCAAATAGGCAAAATAAGCCCATGGCGCCGTCGCCGGCAAACCAGAAGTAAGGTTGTATGCCTGCAAAGGCCTGCATGATATGCAAATGTGTGCCTATATTGATGGCCAGCAAGAGTGCGATGGCTAGCAGAATAGGCAACAACCGACCTTTGGCCAAAAAATACACCAGGGCGGCCGTGAAGTATCCCCAGCCGATAAGGCCGAGGATACCCCACCAGTGTATGCCCATGGCCGTGAGTCCGCGCTGACCATCGATGTTCTCATACAGAAAAACTAAGGCTATAAGCAACGATACACCAATCAGCTTATACCAAATCACCGCTTTGTTGCCTTTGGGATAAACTCGCCAGATCAAGAAGAAAGCGAGTATCAGCAGGCTGGTCCACCAAGATTTATGCAGATAGGCATTGGGGCTATAGTTTTCTTGGTTCACCAGAAAAAAGCCCATGCTCAACAACGCAAAGGTACGGGAAGCGATGTGCCACAGGATGGACGCCGCTTTTTCGCCTTTCGCTCTTTTACTATCGATGGCATAGGGGAGGGAAAGGCCTACGATAAAGAGGAACAAGGGAAAAATTACATCGGCGAAACCCATCCCGTCGGCATCCGCCGCAACATGCTCGATCCAGTGAGGAATATCCGTTAAGGTCCAAGTGTCGTTTACGAAGATCATGAAGAACATGGTGGTTGCCCGAAGGATATCGATCGCTAGAAATCGCTGTTGCGCTGTTGCTGTCATGTGGGAGTTCTGCTTTTTGCTTATCTATTTTATTCGCCGAGGCTGCTTTTAATACTATTCATCAAGGATCGTGCATCGCGCACATCGTAATCGCCCGCCCAAAGGTAAGCGCCTTTAAAGCCATTGCTCTTGATGTATGCCGCTTTTTGCTTCACGAGTTCTGTACCGTTGTAATAAACGCCGGAAGCTACGTTAGGTAGAAAGTCTTTGCTGTAGGCCTGCTCATCACTGCTGGCATTTAAAATTTCGACAAAAGGCATGTACCCGTAGGAACCCCAGTCTTGGTTGTTGCCATTGGCATCTAAGCGATCATAACGAACACCGAAGGCCGGAATGCCCAATACTAATTTGGCTGCCGGATAGCCTTTGTTGAGCCAAATATTGGCCGAGCTGATCAAGAAATCCATGGGAGAAGATTGCCCCAAGGGAGCGCCAGGGCCTACATGCAGGCCATTCTCGAATGAACGCACATGTATCCAGTCGGCGGCAGAAAGATCGGTATATTCCCAATGCAGGTAATTGGTGGTGACCGTTGCGGTGACGATTGCAGTGCTGGGTAAGGCGGCTTTCAGCGCACGTATGAACGGTGCTACAGCAGCAGCATTACGGGCGGAGATGCCATAATCATCGTTGCTCAAGTCGGTCATCAAGATGTCTACGCCGTCGATGCGCTTGGCTGCTACATAGGCGGCTAAGCTGCTGACCAGTTGCGGCATCATAATCGGATCGCTGATCACCGTTCCGAAGTCGGTATTGTTGTATAGCGACCAGCCATCTACGCCCGACAGACGGCCAGACACACTGAGTAAAAAGGGGACGCCGTGGATATGTGCACGTGCCACCAGTTCATCGGTCACTTGATTGAGATCGCCTTTCGAGAAATCCACCGTTCCTTCAGGCAGCACGCGTGCTCCATTGAAGGCCACATGGGTGACCTGCGCCCAATCGATATGGGTCGCATTGCCATTCTCGGTGAGGTAGGAAAGGGCGATATGTTCATAGGGCTTGGGTGTATAGGATGATGGGCTGACCAGTACCTTGGAGATACGTTTAGAGCTTTGGCCCTTGTAGCTCGCTTCGAGCGAGATCTCAAATTCGCCACCACCGGCAGGTGGGTTAAACACAAAAGCGGTATCGCTGGATACATGCACGCCATCAACCTTCCAGCTGATCTCCATGCCGCGGCTAGGCGAAGGGGAAAAACTCAGCCTGCCGTAGTTGACGGACTCGCCTTCCGAGACAATGCGATTGGGCGAGGTGAAGGTATTGCCGTTATCAAATATCCGCGGGTAAAATTCATTATCAAAAGTATCGTCGCTGGAGCATCCCAGTTGCAGGATGCTGATGGCGATGATGAGTAGACTTGTTATTTTTTTCATAATTTTTTTGCTAATCAGGTAAAAAATGGCTGCTAGACTATTCCGCTAGCTGCTCAACAATAATATGTAGTAGCGAATTCGGTGCCGGCGCATCGGCAAGCAAATGCCAGATCATGATCCCGGCAGCGCGTTGCTCTCGGGCGTAGGCTGCTTTTTTACCGATGGCTTTCCGTCCGTTGTAATAGAAGGTGCCTTTCCCTGGGATGTCTATTTTGTCGGCATCTGCCGACAAAGGATACTGAGCGATGAGTTCCTTGAAGGTGATATCATCGGCTATAGCCTCGCCAAAACCATATCCATAGAAAGGGACACCGATGACAAGCTTACTGGCGGGCACTTTTCTGGCATCGCGCCAATGGGTAAAATCGGCGACCATATGTTCGTAGGTGGCGTGCGGGCCGGGCTTGTCTTTGTTCCAAGGACCGGTATGGTCGTAAGACATGATGTGCAGCAGGTCATATACGGCGAGAGCCTTATCGGATATGCGATTCGATGTCCAGGTGGCCACGGCGGCGGTCATTTCTTTACCCCTGCTGCGCAACATCTTGGATAGTGCGAGCACAAACGATTCGTAATTGCCGTCAATAAAATCGCCTTCCAGATCGACATCAATGCCATCTAAGTTGTAGCGATCAATCAACTGGGCGAATTGTTCGATCAATTTGGATTGCTGTGCCGGCTGCAGCAAGTGTTTCAGGTGCTGGGGAGGATTTCCACCAGCAAAAGAGGCAAAAACCTTAACGCCGCTATGGTGAGCTAGTTGTGCGGCTTCTTTCAGGCCGGCTACTTCGGCGAAATTCCCTTGTGCATCGGGATTGATAAAGGCAATATTCAGGTGGGTGATCTTCGCAAAGTCTACCTGTTTGGCTGCATTCAGCAATTGTTCGTTGGCAAAGAGGTAGCCCACAACGAGGGCTTTCTTGCCCGGCTCGGGTTGTTCGACGGCCTCTTGTGGTTTTGCACAGGCAAGAAGCAGGTGCATGCTGGCAAAAAGGAAGCTGATGTATTTTTTCATGATTATCATGTCTATTGTTTATGTTGATTAGGGTCTATCCCACCACACGCGGTTGGTCCAGCTGTTGCCCAGTGCGCCTAGCGCTTCGATGGCTACCGTAGCATTTGCGCGGTTCTGTTCTAGTTCGTTAATGGGGTATTCCAGTCGACGCGGAATGCTGGTCGTATTGGATTCGCCGGTTAGTGAAGCCGTGAGCTGCGGAAAGCCCGTGCGCCGCCAATTGGCAAAGGCCTCGGTTCCGTTCATCAATAGCGCGATCCACAATTGTTTATTGATCAGCTCAATTTCACGGCCGGGAAGGAGGCTGTTGCCGCTAATAAAGCTGTTTATTTGGCTGTCGGCAATGCTTGGCCCACCGGGATAGAGCGCAAGCTGCTGGCAAGCGGCACGGATACCGTTGCCGTAGTGCTCGGCAGCGCTAGCTCCCCAGTTGCCGGGCCAGCGTACGGCGGCCTCGGCCAGCAACAAGGATACCTCCGCATAGGTCATGTGCAGAAAGGGTGCATTGTTGCGGATCATAAAATTGGCCAGCTGTACCTTCTGGTCATTGTTTACGGCTTGTACGGTTGTTCCGTTTGCCAAGGTGATCGTGATAGGGTTTAGCCATTCATCCCATACGTAATCGGTAGGGCGCACGCCATTGTAGCCAATCTGTGCACGCAGGGGGTCGGTGATGTCTTGCCGATCAAAGGGCCGGTTGATGATGTCAATGTAGTAGCGAAACAGATGGGCCATACGGGGATCGTTGGTGCTGCGGAACTGCTCGATAAAGGTATTGTTGACACGAGGCTGTACTTCAGCTTGCACGAAAGCCGCCGAAAGGGCATTGCCACGAACATCCGTATAGGAATTTTGTACATCCTCGTGCTGCAACGAACAGATATCTTCATTGCTGCTGAAAAGGCCTGCAGCAAGTGCTGCTTGTGCTTCTGTACGGGCTTTCTCTGGATTGACCTTCACCAGGCGCATCGCATAGCGCAGGCGCAGGGAATTTGCAAATTTCTTCCAAGCGTTGATATCGCCGTTGTAGAAGAGGTCGCCCTGTACGCGATCTTTTGCGGGATCCAGCTGTGCGACGGCGTCGGCTAGCTCGACGAAGAAGTCGTTGTAGATATCCTCTTGCTTATCAAACTTGGGATGGGTGATGCCTCCGCTGTAGGCCTTGCCGGCCTCGCTGTAGGGGACGTCGCCGTAAAGGTCGGTCATGCGTGCAAATTCGTAGACCTTCATAATGCGGCATACGTTATGCAGATTGGAGAGGTCGGGATTATCCGCACTGCGGTCTACGGCGGATACGATGTCGGTGATATCCTGCCGATAGGCATTTTCCCAAAGGGACGACAGGTAGAGCCTGTTGTAAATATACATCTGCCCCCAGCGATTTGCCCAGATGCCACCCACCTGCTGCACAATGGGCATGGTAAGGCATAGATGGAGCTTTTCGTTGATCTCGAGATCGCCGGAATAGCGTAGTTGAACCTGCGACAGCTGTATAGCTGGGTCGAGGTCGCTGGATCGGGTTGGATCGGTGTTTACGTCGCCAAACTTGTCGCAGGAAGAGGCTACAAGTAGTGCTGTTGTTAATAGAGGAAATATAAATAGCTTTCTCATTGTTCTACGGTTAAAATCTGACATTTAGGTTAATGCCCCAGCTTTTGCGGGTTGGCAGGGAGCCATACTCCAGCCCTTGTCCATTTCCGTTGTTGTAATTGGAGTCCGGATCAATATTTGGAACGTCCTTATAGATAATAAAAGGGTTTCTGCTCACTACGCTGACTTGCATATCCTGAATGCCCCATTTGCGAGTCAAGGCCGTGGGGAGGCGGTAGCCGAAGGTAATTTCGCGCATTTTTACATAGGAGGCATCGTAGATGTAGGGACGGGCAACGCCGCCATCTTGCACGA
This genomic window contains:
- a CDS encoding sensor histidine kinase, with the translated sequence MANSPYRQVRILEGIDKEHVMFSRAAKDAEGMIWAVAGGELFRYDGVHVLPFAKLYPGRLPFDEIQDLSMDPWGRLWLNSRNGILIFDLKTWKFCYQQPFAEKLVHRKAVGFARMKDDFFVATDRGEVYQITAQDKTFLFSFDYAKGLGRTPVGKLFVADESAIWLAINEKLYHYDRRGEKRRLRAIPSSIFEQLEDLLPLKGGLLLRNYRDGYYLYDGRRFVLSTLKSEHEHDFTNWNHWAVADGDKIRFFHRNGQYFEYSRDIAFRRLKVASHRLAETVLYKRLNHWQRNGDEWLLSTDQGLYAVFPAEISFDFVDAGSTRGMIKQQGNYFIGGYGYMHLLSPTGAVRTFTEAPEKNYYAFLPLTADTALAVIEGEFLAYLRHGQYASASIQVDSRYRRQFSTMAHCAARLHSDTVLVGTANGIWRYALGSGKVLPLLDKRGKLVGDGMRMLSIRYSDGLLSFSGEDGYFEYRRNMVEKRYPLDAANLSIYDHVICQGKVYLATKGRGLVVLEDGKASLFRVEQGLSSNIVYQLFNYKGAIFAGTRRGLSVKIKDKIYNYHMADGLPFEEFNHKALYYDAAEEKLFMGGTEGYMVFNPQALLQLAEHDYAPKPVVSSLHIGMKTNLFQHNYAWNELRDTLDLPREAVMFTMDFARTNYYRQGYAMYYKIEPLMDGYQEMPMSNQINLSGMTAGEYRISVKVSPSNTAHTETWSWLVKKQPVFMETQGFYFLLLLGVSGVTTYVLFERNRRKRNEKLLRRQISSDLHDEVGGLLTGISMQADLLMLSGETQVQESVLSIGRFSREATQMMDDIIWSIDGRNNYQGSLEDRIKFLAANMLEPLGAHIVFDVDIDYDKSLRQVVRQHVYLLFKEMLHNICKHAQPSRIDILLHFQRGELRLRVSNDGIMQPSETRRLRVGQGMGNMEDRVKQIGGTIDRWKDQAFFIVELRVPSRRTKLKWWI
- a CDS encoding response regulator transcription factor gives rise to the protein MDKKYRLAIVEDRQHVLDLLASFFSVSKFFDLQLTANSYEALTDRWKSQQLDIVLSDIGLPGKSGIETTWYVKRRAPDVQVVMFTVFENKDAVFQALCAGASGYLLKGTPLPQIEERLLEVMNGGSVMSPQVARLVFEHFNPALNVSKYEKTEQLTPREIEIVSMLQAGASYKEVASTLFVSVDTVKYHIRNIYQKLQVSSRAELILKYK
- a CDS encoding polysaccharide biosynthesis protein; translation: MKLNLLRRKLRKDNPRWVILLVDMCIVLLCYLVSHYIVNSFRGNFNVLLMSKKSLLVLTVYTGSFLYMRTYRDIVRHTGLSEAIRIFKTVWLACMLLFVISFGVRQVFVKGTPISDYLRQSYALIFTHGFFTMVMLVAARVVYRQLYEALFFTKRKSRHLLIFGASRPGLVAYAMLNDDIRAKNKVLAFVEDKANKVGKNSRGIRILDIADIDEDYVRRHDIDEVIIAVENNDPERLSRVTDHFQQLNLELKIMQPGRSLLNGGGKRQIRKLQIEDLLGRKPIRLNNPIVEEELHDRVILVTGAAGSIGSELARQIGRVNYKKLILLDQAESPLYDLQQTIHLQQPEYASFVVGDVRDHIFMKRIFEKYRPTVIFHAAAYKHVPLMEENPYEAIWTNVYGSRIMADLAMEFEAYKFVMISTDKAVNPTNVMGASKRAAEIYINSCNARSKTNFIITRFGNVLGSNGSVIPLFEKQMERGGPLTLTHPDITRYFMTIPEACQLVLEAGTMGHGGEIFVFDMGKSIKIMDLAKRMIKLKGYRYPQDIDIKIVGLRPGEKIFEELLADNENTINTHHPKIMIAKVCTEDLPMKRVQIEALCTYVKYETGGSENVQLEIVRQLKGIVPEFVSQNSVFSELDTVDSKFVS
- a CDS encoding DUF5009 domain-containing protein — encoded protein: MTATAQQRFLAIDILRATTMFFMIFVNDTWTLTDIPHWIEHVAADADGMGFADVIFPLFLFIVGLSLPYAIDSKRAKGEKAASILWHIASRTFALLSMGFFLVNQENYSPNAYLHKSWWTSLLILAFFLIWRVYPKGNKAVIWYKLIGVSLLIALVFLYENIDGQRGLTAMGIHWWGILGLIGWGYFTAALVYFLAKGRLLPILLAIALLLAINIGTHLHIMQAFAGIQPYFWFAGDGAMGLFCLFGVLSTLLYRELQEKVSARYVSFLALASLLLIAGFATRPLWGISKIQSTPSWVLICSGIAVCMFALAIAIAKSKAALKWHAAIRPAGSSTLTCYLVPYVFYALMGAAYTQLPAILTTGLVGIAKSLLFAYLIIQITAALEKKSWKLKI
- a CDS encoding glycosyl hydrolase family 18 protein, with product MKKITSLLIIAISILQLGCSSDDTFDNEFYPRIFDNGNTFTSPNRIVSEGESVNYGRLSFSPSPSRGMEISWKVDGVHVSSDTAFVFNPPAGGGEFEISLEASYKGQSSKRISKVLVSPSSYTPKPYEHIALSYLTENGNATHIDWAQVTHVAFNGARVLPEGTVDFSKGDLNQVTDELVARAHIHGVPFLLSVSGRLSGVDGWSLYNNTDFGTVISDPIMMPQLVSSLAAYVAAKRIDGVDILMTDLSNDDYGISARNAAAVAPFIRALKAALPSTAIVTATVTTNYLHWEYTDLSAADWIHVRSFENGLHVGPGAPLGQSSPMDFLISSANIWLNKGYPAAKLVLGIPAFGVRYDRLDANGNNQDWGSYGYMPFVEILNASSDEQAYSKDFLPNVASGVYYNGTELVKQKAAYIKSNGFKGAYLWAGDYDVRDARSLMNSIKSSLGE
- a CDS encoding glycosyl hydrolase family 18 protein; the encoded protein is MKKYISFLFASMHLLLACAKPQEAVEQPEPGKKALVVGYLFANEQLLNAAKQVDFAKITHLNIAFINPDAQGNFAEVAGLKEAAQLAHHSGVKVFASFAGGNPPQHLKHLLQPAQQSKLIEQFAQLIDRYNLDGIDVDLEGDFIDGNYESFVLALSKMLRSRGKEMTAAVATWTSNRISDKALAVYDLLHIMSYDHTGPWNKDKPGPHATYEHMVADFTHWRDARKVPASKLVIGVPFYGYGFGEAIADDITFKELIAQYPLSADADKIDIPGKGTFYYNGRKAIGKKAAYAREQRAAGIMIWHLLADAPAPNSLLHIIVEQLAE
- a CDS encoding SusD/RagB family nutrient-binding outer membrane lipoprotein; translated protein: MRKLFIFPLLTTALLVASSCDKFGDVNTDPTRSSDLDPAIQLSQVQLRYSGDLEINEKLHLCLTMPIVQQVGGIWANRWGQMYIYNRLYLSSLWENAYRQDITDIVSAVDRSADNPDLSNLHNVCRIMKVYEFARMTDLYGDVPYSEAGKAYSGGITHPKFDKQEDIYNDFFVELADAVAQLDPAKDRVQGDLFYNGDINAWKKFANSLRLRYAMRLVKVNPEKARTEAQAALAAGLFSSNEDICSLQHEDVQNSYTDVRGNALSAAFVQAEVQPRVNNTFIEQFRSTNDPRMAHLFRYYIDIINRPFDRQDITDPLRAQIGYNGVRPTDYVWDEWLNPITITLANGTTVQAVNNDQKVQLANFMIRNNAPFLHMTYAEVSLLLAEAAVRWPGNWGASAAEHYGNGIRAACQQLALYPGGPSIADSQINSFISGNSLLPGREIELINKQLWIALLMNGTEAFANWRRTGFPQLTASLTGESNTTSIPRRLEYPINELEQNRANATVAIEALGALGNSWTNRVWWDRP